The Fusarium fujikuroi IMI 58289 draft genome, chromosome FFUJ_chr05 DNA segment TCCGTGTACCTGACCTGTCCTCTTTGCCGTAGTTGTCGTAGTTGTCGTTACGTTGCCATGTGTGCCGTCTGCATCCATTGCTGTGTACAGTCGGTACAGTGCAGCACAGTAATTGGCTTGCATCTCCCCTGTGCCTATGTACCTCCTCCTGCGTCCTGCTAACCCCGGCTAGCCCGGTACAAGCAACAACACAGCACGTAAGGTACGACAGCATGTCTTTAGCTAGTGGGTCCGGCCCTCTCTAATCCTGGGGCCTGGGCAGGTGGAGCCGCAGCGCTGTAGCAGGCAACTCCAAGTACACCCCCGTCAATTCTAGACCTGGCCCTCAGTCGCTGTCTCGCCTGCCTTGGAAGGGGTCGGCCTTGGAAATGGGTGTGCTGGACAGTATGAACAATCATCCACCCTCACTAATCCAACCTGTCCTGTCTTATCCCATGGCCCTCCACCATCCACCATCCGCCATCTATCCATCCCTCTCCACTTGGTTCCATCACCGCCTTTCCCTTCTCACTCaccctctctcttctcttgtcttctttcccCTGCTttcttatcatcatctctccACCTCTCTTTCCCTTCATTTGTACGCTTTCCGCATCTTCAAaggccttctttcttctcgagCTTGCCACTCTTCTCTCACTATCTCATCTCTTCTGTCTATTCCTATCTAATCCAACCCATCCCAACTCACATCACACCACGTCAGTCACCGTTCTTCTCACCGAACGAATCCGCTCCGCCTCGCCTCGCCATCGCCACCTTATCTCCCGAAGCAAGCACTCAATCCCAACGCTTATCGCGGTGATTCATCAACAGCCAACCACTCAATCACCAACCGATCACGCAAAGCTTGAGCTATACAATCCAtaacgagaagaagaagcgtccTTGACTTGTGTTGTCTGCCGCTGCATTAGACCAAGTCCTTGTTCGCCTAGACCTCCTATTACATCGCTCCGTTACCGCATCCCTTGAGCTGCATATCACGAGCCTCGGTCAGCAATCAAAAGCGCTTATACAGTCGGACACGTCACATAGAAGGATCGTCTTGTGCTGCATTGAGTCGACGAGGGTTTCCTCATTGACTTGCGTTTTACTTTCCGGTCTTTCACTCAACACCGCAACTCGGCCTAGTTGGCCCTCGTGACTCAACCGTTACCGGCCGAGCATTAGGAACTCCGCTCCGGGCGAGTTCGCTCCCCTATCCCCCGGTGCCAGTCTGACTGGTCCGACACGTCGTTATATCGGCATCGTCGAATCCGGTTCCCTCTCTATTAATACGACTTCACCTGGTCTTGACCAAAACTCAATTCTCCGGTCGATCTCGTCCCAAGTCGACTTCATCACCTCTCATCGTCAGAgtcattcttttttttcaAGTTACAAAAAAACGTACCCATGTTACTATAACGAATTTCATTTTCCTtgtcttcaacttcttcggcCGCTTCGGTCTTCGAAACTCACCGTCACGACAATTCGATAATCATTTCTTTTGTTAAGCCTATCGAATACCCTCAAATGAGCCTCTGAATACCAACGAACAActacatcaccatcaacaactcGAATTTGCTCAACTCTGCTTTCATCATTACGACACTGTACATTGCTTATATATCGCGAACATCAATTTTCTTCCATCGGCTCAAGCGTTTTTAAAGAGCTTCAACATCGTTCTCCGGACTTCCTACATTCCCGGCTATTgacaaacaccaaaaaaTCGTTTGTACGACTATTCCcattttatttctattctttttttgAACATTATTATTTCTTCGCCATGGAATGCCTCAAGGACAAGTTCGTTGGCGGGGCCCTTCTCAAGGGACGTTATCAGACCATCTCCCCTCTCAATCATGGATCTTTTGGTATGGTGTTTAAGGCCCAGGATCTTGTAACCAATGAGCCTGTTGCTATCAAGTGCCTCACCAAGAGAAGTGCCTGCCCCGATGCCGATTCCGATTTTGCTATCGATGAGAAGTCGGAGGAACAGGCCCTCCACAGCCGCCTCGGAACCCACAGAAACATCGTCAACCTCATTGATTCGTTCGAGACCGATTCTCACATCTATCTTGTCCTCGAGTTTTGTGGTCAGGGCGATCTTTACGAAGCAATCCGAAAAGGTCACGGTCCTCTCGAGACGGAGCATGTTCGCCAATTCATGATCGAGCTCATCGATGCCGTTGATTACATGCACTCTAAGGGAGTCTACCATCGCGATATCAAGCCCGAGAACATCTTCCTCACCCAGGATGGTGCCATGAAGCTTGGCGATTTCGGTCTGGCAACTACAGAGAAGTGGTCTTACGAGATGACTGTTGGCAGTGATCGTTACATGGCTCCTGAACAGTTCGACTCGGCCGGCGCCGGGTACTCGCCTGCCGAAGCGGATATTTGGGCCATTGGTATctgccttctcaacatcctttTCTCTCGCAACCCTTTCACCACCCCTACCGAGGCTGATCCTCTGTTCCTCGACTACTCTCGGGACAAGCAGTCCTTGTTCGACGTCTTCCCCTCCATGTCTCAGGACACGTATGAGGTCCTCGTGCAGTGCATGAACCTTGACCCCAGGCGACGCTCACTGGAGGGTGCCCGTGAAGCTCTGCTCCGCGTGGTCACTTTCACCaccgatgacgaggatgatgatgagtacTGTGGTGCCGAGTCCCCCAACGTGGCCACCGCCAACCGCGAGCCCCTCCGTACCCCATCAATTCAGTCTCCCGCCGTCGATACCGGTGCTTTTCCCTGGGCCAAGGCTCTCCATGGTACCACTCATCTTGGTCGCCAACTCAGTGTCATCCCCGATGACGAGAGCTACACCGAGGAGCTGTTCCCTAAGTCAGAGGCGACTACCACCGACTGGTGCTCTGCCAACATGCAGACCCCCATGTCGTCTGTTTACGACTCTCACCTGGGCGCATCCATGAAGTCTCTTGCCATCAAGCCCACTGCCCGATTCAATCGATCTTCGGCAACTGCTGGCTCCCTCCCaatcaacatggccaagccAATGCCAGCTATGTCCATGGTCTTTGGTCGACGCCAGGAAACTGTGTCTAAGAGCTGGAGTGACATGtgggacgaggatgaggaagaggaggaaatggAACAACAGCGACAGATGCTCCAGGAGCTCAATGCCAGGACTTGGAGCCAGGAGAgtaaggaggagaagaaggtagtggaggaggaggaacagGCCATGAAGGTCGACACTGCACAGCCTGAGTCCGAGCCGGCGTCGCACACTCACGACATCAAGGGTGATGTGGATGATGACTTGGTCGctgatggcttcttcttccaggaAGCCCCAACCCCCAAGCCTCAACAAATCACCATCACTCCTCATTACTCGCAGTCGCCCATGAGCAAACCGAAAAGTTCTCTGGACAAATGGGCGGCATTGGGTGAGCGACGCCGCGGTCAAACCGCTGCTTTGGATTCTATTAAGTCGGTGGACTTTTCTAAGCCACGACGACACAATTTTGGTTTTGGATACAACAAATCTTATGAAGCGGGCGTTTGGGATCATTCTAATTATCACCACAAATTTGGGGCCGCTAAAGAACGGTCTAACAGCAAGGAATGTCCCTGGAACAAGGGCAGAGATTGGAACTGGCGTCGGGATCGACGCACCGATCTTGGAGACGTTGAGTGGGTTGGAGGTTGGTAAATGGGATTGATTCCCATCAGCCTTCAAATGTAGTTTGGCCGTCTTGAGTCCCTGGCGCGATACTCGAAGATATTTCGGGCGTTGCTTGGATTATGATGAGAGCCTTACTCGCTTTCTGTGTATAGGATATTCTAGAATAATGCAAATACCAGAAGTACCTACTCAAACACCATTTGTTTATCTTGTCTATGTGAAGTCTTTGTTCCTTTTCACCATACTAATTCACATCTACCATCTGCTGGACTTGGTTACCTCAATTCTCAGTTGTCTGATGTTTTACTGAGTAGAGACAATACGTGCCATCTCACTCAACACTCGGCACAACGTCATGCCCAGCTTTTGCCTCCTGAACCTGCGCAACGCATCATGGCACGATACTGATGCCGCTCCAGAACCAAGACACGTTATTAACTAATAGTGATTAAGACGAAGCTACACTCATGACATTTCTAAACCAAAATAGGTATACGACTCGCAACCCACCCCCGGACGGCCCGATCGGCCTGTTTCCTCGGGACTTGTCAATTTCTCCTATCCATTGTTACCGCTTCTCTCGTTTCTCGGAAGGTCGGATTGGGTGAGAGCGAACGAAGCAATGGCGTGACGAAACAAGTTGAGAGAGGGGTCGGGGCTGGGGTATGGCATGTCATGGGAGCGGCAGTT contains these protein-coding regions:
- a CDS encoding related to serine/threonine-specific kinase KSP1, translated to MECLKDKFVGGALLKGRYQTISPLNHGSFGMVFKAQDLVTNEPVAIKCLTKRSACPDADSDFAIDEKSEEQALHSRLGTHRNIVNLIDSFETDSHIYLVLEFCGQGDLYEAIRKGHGPLETEHVRQFMIELIDAVDYMHSKGVYHRDIKPENIFLTQDGAMKLGDFGLATTEKWSYEMTVGSDRYMAPEQFDSAGAGYSPAEADIWAIGICLLNILFSRNPFTTPTEADPLFLDYSRDKQSLFDVFPSMSQDTYEVLVQCMNLDPRRRSLEGAREALLRVVTFTTDDEDDDEYCGAESPNVATANREPLRTPSIQSPAVDTGAFPWAKALHGTTHLGRQLSVIPDDESYTEELFPKSEATTTDWCSANMQTPMSSVYDSHLGASMKSLAIKPTARFNRSSATAGSLPINMAKPMPAMSMVFGRRQETVSKSWSDMWDEDEEEEEMEQQRQMLQELNARTWSQESKEEKKVVEEEEQAMKVDTAQPESEPASHTHDIKGDVDDDLVADGFFFQEAPTPKPQQITITPHYSQSPMSKPKSSLDKWAALGERRRGQTAALDSIKSVDFSKPRRHNFGFGYNKSYEAGVWDHSNYHHKFGAAKERSNSKECPWNKGRDWNWRRDRRTDLGDVEWVGGW